The genomic region GCAAAAGGTGAAATTGGACCCAAAGGAGAGATTGGGCCTATGGGCATCCCAGGACCACAAGGACCTCCAGGGCCTCACGGACTTCCTGGCATTGGGAAGCCAGGTGGACCAGGGTTACCAGGACAACCAGGAGCAAAAGGTGATCGTGGACCCAAAGGACCACCAGGACCTCCAGGCCTTCAGGGTCCTAAAGGAGAGAAGGGCTTCGGGATGCCAGGTTTGCCAGGCCTGAAGGGCCCTCCTGGGGTGCCTGGCCCTCCCGGCCCTGTCGGACTTCCAGGAGTGGGCAAACCAGGAGTGACAGGCTTCCCTGGGCCTCAGGGCCCTCTGGGAAAACCAGGGCCTCCAGGAGAGCCTGGGCCACAGGGCCTTATTGGGGTACCCGGGATCCAAGGACCTCCTGGGATGCCTGGAGTTGGAAAACCAGGCCAGGATGGGATCCCTGGCCAGCCAGGATTTCCAGGTGGCAAAGGAGAGCAAGGGCTCCCAGGACTGCCAGGGCCCCCAGGCCTTCCAGGGATTGGGAAACCAGGCTTCCCAGGACCCAAAGGTGACCGGGGTTTGGGGGGTCTGCCTGGACCTCTTGGACCGAGAGGAGagaaaggaccagcaggtgccccTGGAATGGCAGGACCCCCAGGAGAGCCAGGCCTGCCTGGAATCCCAGGTCCAATGGGCCCTCCAGGTGCTATTGGTTTTCCTGGACCTAAAGGAGAGGGTGGGGTTGTGGGGCCACAGGGGCCACCAGGTCCCAAGGGTGAGCCAGGGCTTCAAGGCTTCCCAGGAAAGCCAGGTTTTCTTGGTGAAGTGGGGCCCCCTGGTATGAGGGGTTTGCCAGGTCCCATAGGGCCCAAGGGGGAGGCTGGGCTCAAAGGTTTACCAGGGCTTCCTGGAATTCCAGGGCTCCTTGGACCCAAGGGAGAACCAGGAATCCCAGGGGATCAGGGCTTACAGGGTCCCCCGGGCATCCCAGGAATTGTAGGCCCTAGTGGTCCCATTGGACCACCTGGAATTCCAGGCCCCAAAGGAGAACCAGGCCTCCCAGGGCCCCCTGGGTTCCCTGGAGTAGGGAAGCCGGGAGTAGCAGGACTTCATGGCCCCCCAGGGAAGCCTGGTGCTCTTGGTCCTCAAGGCCAGCCTGGCCTTCCAGGGCCCCCAGGCCCTCCAGGGCCCCCAGGGCTCCCAGCTGTGATGCCCCCTACACCGCCTCCCCGTGGAGAGTATCTGCCAGATATGGGGCTAGGAATTGATGGAGTGAAAACCCCTCAGGCCTATGGGGCTAAGAAAGGCAAGAATGGAGTGCCAGCCTATGAGATGCCTGCATTTACTGCCGAGCTGACAGCACCTTTCCCACCAGTGGGAGCCCCAGTGAAGTTTGACAAACTGCTCTATAACGGCAGACAGAACTACAACCCACAGACGGGCATCTTCACCTGTGAGGTCCCTGGTGTCTACTACTTTGTGTACCACGTTCACTGCAAGGGGGGCAACGTGTGGGTTGCTCTGTTCAAGAACAACGAGCCCATGATGTACACGTACGACGAGTACAAAAAAGGCTTTCTGGACCAGGCATCTGGGAGTGCGGTGTTGCTGCTCAGGC from Choloepus didactylus isolate mChoDid1 chromosome 1, mChoDid1.pri, whole genome shotgun sequence harbors:
- the COL8A1 gene encoding collagen alpha-1(VIII) chain isoform X1 is translated as MAVPPAPLQLLGVLLAISLGSIRLIQAGVYYGVKPLPPQIPPQIPPQIPQYQPLGQQVPHMPLGKDGAAMGKEMPHLQYGKEYLHLPQYRKEMPQVPRMAKEAVPKKGKVEIPLASLRGEQGPRGEPGPRGPPGPPGLPGHGIPGIKGKPGPQGYPGIGKPGMPGMPGKPGAMGMPGAKGEIGPKGEIGPMGIPGPQGPPGPHGLPGIGKPGGPGLPGQPGAKGDRGPKGPPGPPGLQGPKGEKGFGMPGLPGLKGPPGVPGPPGPVGLPGVGKPGVTGFPGPQGPLGKPGPPGEPGPQGLIGVPGIQGPPGMPGVGKPGQDGIPGQPGFPGGKGEQGLPGLPGPPGLPGIGKPGFPGPKGDRGLGGLPGPLGPRGEKGPAGAPGMAGPPGEPGLPGIPGPMGPPGAIGFPGPKGEGGVVGPQGPPGPKGEPGLQGFPGKPGFLGEVGPPGMRGLPGPIGPKGEAGLKGLPGLPGIPGLLGPKGEPGIPGDQGLQGPPGIPGIVGPSGPIGPPGIPGPKGEPGLPGPPGFPGVGKPGVAGLHGPPGKPGALGPQGQPGLPGPPGPPGPPGLPAVMPPTPPPRGEYLPDMGLGIDGVKTPQAYGAKKGKNGVPAYEMPAFTAELTAPFPPVGAPVKFDKLLYNGRQNYNPQTGIFTCEVPGVYYFVYHVHCKGGNVWVALFKNNEPMMYTYDEYKKGFLDQASGSAVLLLRPGDRVFLQMPSEQAAGLYAGQYVHSSFSGYLLYPM
- the COL8A1 gene encoding collagen alpha-1(VIII) chain isoform X2, which codes for MAVPPAPLQLLGVLLAISLGSIRLIQAGVYYGVKPLPPQIPPQIPPQIPQYQPLGQQVPHMPLGKDGAAMGKEMPHLQYGKEYLHLPQYRKEMPQVPRMAKEAVPKKGKEIPLASLRGEQGPRGEPGPRGPPGPPGLPGHGIPGIKGKPGPQGYPGIGKPGMPGMPGKPGAMGMPGAKGEIGPKGEIGPMGIPGPQGPPGPHGLPGIGKPGGPGLPGQPGAKGDRGPKGPPGPPGLQGPKGEKGFGMPGLPGLKGPPGVPGPPGPVGLPGVGKPGVTGFPGPQGPLGKPGPPGEPGPQGLIGVPGIQGPPGMPGVGKPGQDGIPGQPGFPGGKGEQGLPGLPGPPGLPGIGKPGFPGPKGDRGLGGLPGPLGPRGEKGPAGAPGMAGPPGEPGLPGIPGPMGPPGAIGFPGPKGEGGVVGPQGPPGPKGEPGLQGFPGKPGFLGEVGPPGMRGLPGPIGPKGEAGLKGLPGLPGIPGLLGPKGEPGIPGDQGLQGPPGIPGIVGPSGPIGPPGIPGPKGEPGLPGPPGFPGVGKPGVAGLHGPPGKPGALGPQGQPGLPGPPGPPGPPGLPAVMPPTPPPRGEYLPDMGLGIDGVKTPQAYGAKKGKNGVPAYEMPAFTAELTAPFPPVGAPVKFDKLLYNGRQNYNPQTGIFTCEVPGVYYFVYHVHCKGGNVWVALFKNNEPMMYTYDEYKKGFLDQASGSAVLLLRPGDRVFLQMPSEQAAGLYAGQYVHSSFSGYLLYPM